A DNA window from Bombus vancouverensis nearcticus chromosome 6, iyBomVanc1_principal, whole genome shotgun sequence contains the following coding sequences:
- the LOC117159820 gene encoding post-GPI attachment to proteins factor 6 isoform X1: METFDRQKNFHLSMMSKNIIMLPICYIPRRYLMILQFHVFLILLLFPAEECTMPEASQEGSLHSFKSYSDIAMFHYTVPKEVLRATWQFAVFMDRQDCPERKVHIYLQWGSYPVISINNDTFPNDMYHKRNHTIRVSAITTFELKIAAIVPVYGPEAGDWFVGAYLSHWDEKVQQQGLGHKCHYSIGSIAVWTQTNSIENIPIGYQQTLRTKESTSYYKIYVPSGTWNFRVDIWGCNFTVHKSRNVHELCIKNMALKGRSLPVFNHSQSFETGNLTMLGSYTFTESSPYEDSYYYLMIISDSIIEVNVKVVTSECPIKITEKSFIRQYFDAPSLSNALAQLSMKDLTEHDEDKHDESFSNGNVTKNIFRIPDEYFEGPCFPRFQFTRIRHSQIFSGIYLLKSEEWLTSWIILSDVHPVITQFDILPLIDIGGTLDISAHLEMDKRATRQLVTVTLCVQRGRIPDRINNNIICENSEMSIILSSFDRHDGTLLIPYPQPDTWYISLDATCYFNGKPVNCEMEIMLVSLNIRTRQCVFDGNYPCGHHGICEEVHRDILHYTTCKCFEGYKGWGCTDATSANPESSLLITTLILTLSNGFFIPAIYLAVKRGLYTEGLVYLATMLFSSLYHACDQHVTTYCIAKYEVLQYSDFFSSILAFWVTLVAMAEIPTRFVSLCHMFGVLIIAFGVESNKTSLTNILVPLGIGIMIPMGTYAYRCFHLRRPKKPERISKLLAGLTLAIVGLLLFSLVETEANYQYVHSAWHMIIAISLIFLLPPSRLEQVGSSGTSSFSDDSELLDYKDTPGSPIFTVTSGEENLVIASN, translated from the exons ATGGAAACATTCGATCGACaaaaaaattttcatctttctaTGATGTCAAAAAATATTATCATGCTTCCGATATGTTATATTCCAAGGCGATATCTCATGATTCTTCAATTTCACGTCTTTTTAATCTTATTACTTTTTCCAg CTGAAGAATGTACTATGCCGGAAGCAAGTCAGGAAGGATCACTACATTCGTTCAAAAGTTATTCAGATATAGCCATGTTTCATTATACAGTTCCAAAAGAGGTGCTTAGAGCTACTTGGCAGTTTGCGGTATTTATGGATAGGCAAGATTGCCCAGAGAGAAAAgtacatat ATACCTGCAATGGGGCAGTTACCCTGTGATATCTATAAATAATGATACATTTCCTAATGATATGTATCATAAGCGTAATCATACCATTAGAGTTTCTGCAATTACAACATTTGAGCTAAAAATCGCTGCGATTGTACCAGTTTATGGACCAGAAGCTGGAGATTGGTTTGTTGGAGCATATTTGTCTCACTGGGATGAAAAGGTTCAACAGCAG GGACTTGGCCATAAATGCCACTATAGTATAGGTTCTATAGCTGTATGGACACAAACCAATAGTATTGAAAATATTCCTATTGGTTACCAACAAACATTAAGAACAAAAGAATCTACTTCTTACTACAA GATATATGTCCCGTCAGGAACATGGAATTTTCGTGTAGATATTTGGGGTTGCAATTTTACTGTGCATAAATCTCGTAATGTACATGaactttgtattaaaaatatggCACTAAAAGGCCGTTCTTTGCCCGTTTTCAATCACTCTCAATCATTTGAAACTGGAAACTTAACTATGCTGGGTTCATATACCTTTACAGAATCTTCCCCTTATGAAGatagttattattatttaatgatTATTTCGGACAGTATTATTGAAGTAAATGTGAAGGTAGTCACTTCAG AATGCCCGAttaaaataacagaaaaatcTTTTATAAGACAATATTTCGATGCACCTTCATTGTCTAATGCATTAGCTCAATTGAGCATGAAAGATTTAACAGAACATGATGAAGATAAACATGATGAATCATTTTCTAATGGAAATGttacgaaaaatatatttcgtataCCGGATGAATATTTTGAAGGTCCATGTTTCCCAAGATTTCAGTTTACTAGAATCAGGCACTCACAAATATTTTCAGGGATCTATTTACTAAAG AGCGAAGAATGGTTAACTTCTTGGATAATCTTGTCTGATGTGCATCCAGTAATAACGCAGTTTGATATTTTGCCATTAATTGATATTGGTGGTACGCTTGATATAAGTGCTCATTTGGAAATGGATAAA AGAGCAACAAGGCAATTAGTTACAGTTACACTTTGCGTTCAGCGTGGGCGAATTCCAGATAgaattaacaataatattatatGTGAAAATTCCGAAATGTCAATAATCTTGTCTTCATTTGATAGACACGATGGAACACTATTGATTCCATATCCACAACCAGACACTTGGTATATTAGTTTAGATGCAACGTGCTATTTTAATGG AAAACCTGTAAATTGTGAAATGGAAATAATGTTAGTATCATTGAATATACGAACTAGGCAATGTGTATTTGATGGTAATTATCCATGTGGTCATCACGGAATTTGTGAAGAAGTTCATCGTGATATTCTTCATTACACAACATGCAAATGTTTTGAAG GATACAAAGGATGGGGCTGCACTGATGCTACTAGCGCCAATCCAGAATCTTCTCTTCTTATAACAACATTGATACTAACTTTGAGTAATGGTTTCTTCATACCTGCTATATATTTAGCTGTTAAGCGCGGATTATATACCGAGGGATTAGTCTATTTGGCAACTATGCTTTTTTCATCTCTGTACCATGCTTGTGATCAACATGTTACGACTTATTGTATTGCTAAATATGAA gTTTTGCAATACAGTGACTTTTTTTCAAGTATATTAGCATTTTGGGTAACACTTGTTGCAATGGCTGAAATACCGACTCGTTTTGTATCATTATGTCATATGTTTGGAGTTCTTATTATAGCTTTTGGTGTTGAATCCAATAAAACAAGTTTAACTAATATATTAGTACCATTGGGAATAGGCATTATGATCCCA ATGGGGACATATGCTTATCGTTGTTTTCACTTGAGAAGGCCGAAGAAGCCTGAGAGGATCTCAAAGTTATTAGCAGGATTAACACTAGCTATTGTAGGTTTATTGCTCTTTTCTTTAGTCGAGACAGAAGCCAATTATCAG TATGTTCATAGTGCATGGCATATGATAATAGCGATCTCATTGATATTTCTTTTACCACCATCGCGGTTAGAACAAGTTGGTTCTTCGGGTACCAGCTCGTTTAGCGACGATAGTGAATTACTTGATTATAAGGACACACCGGGTAGTCCAATTTTTACGGTAACGAGTGGTGAGGAAAATCTGGTAATTGCATCAAATTGA
- the LOC117159830 gene encoding uncharacterized protein LOC117159830, with product MIVKKERKSEILKKSDKTMDTHREFLDMDTDEEDFGHQESPDAGEEFVVPSEPEKPIFSEKDLIALVKYVKDLTIYSCNGVSWNEHSDETIQEYFKNPSYTVLTTFYDKDELNAMLDIPIHASKGFTYFLRSSWQIYTPENFLKTVSFGSINNNIKSNVLKFVENMYAPIVLHSEDYASFLRNDVFLNLHEFIVHLMEEVYKPMDRTILYVPKERLLQTFLKSDTGNYFLLGTNKTTAVSEEDERKRKLVDRLEKVVCFWIRQIRRATMTSMRRQINNIQDEVDYWNAKHSNLNHLCTQLLNTEVRLIIDILKNLHSPSASELEKLTIHIDARLEEASSNLMYLNILLRFCKNLNIPEDVENSVTEALLLILFIWTESSFYSTKRNIKILCRALSSQIMEQCKRYIKLDVALGSNPEMGIQMLEKCIFCCNVYKTIYDNVMINVTCRINLNRKWDINQQEVFSKINIFKQRCYDVIEICEALIVFGRDVKIGLIGGPNGTEYEAYLREIESLFYENLNEIIMARDIVFDVTGSIWFIKIKQFRYMDLQLENMVVNLINDIFKNVKNIEEGIEAIYVLQKFKKRENLRELLQKKWIQIWKIFNNEIEYCYISAINRSREETDVGVTLLCILQYLRNQHSIMTNALDWIGDCDFGNCVLQRYEHVVDVIDKRRKMFNIYNTNGTQYI from the exons atgatcgtaaagaaagaacgaaaatcTGAAATCTTAAAAAAATCGGATAAGACGATGGATACTCATCGAGAATTTTTGGATATGGATACCGATGAAGAAGATTTTGGTCACCAAG AATCACCTGATGCAGGCGAAGAATTTGTCGTTCCCTCAGAACCGGAAAAGCCTATTTTCTCCGAGAAAGATTTAATTGCTTTA GTGAAATATGTGAAAGATTTAACGATATATTCTTGCAATGGCGTAAGTTGGAACGAGCATTCCGATGAAACAAttcaagaatattttaaaaatccGTCATATACAGTGCTAACTACATTTTACGATAAAGATGAATTAAATGCTATGTTGGATATCCCGATACATGCATCTAAGGGATTTACATATTTCTTAAGATCATCATGGCAAATTTATACCCCAgaaaattttttaaagaccGTTTCATTTGGCAgtattaacaataatattaagaGTAATGTCCTAAAATTTGTGGAAAATATGTATGCACCGATTGTGCTGCACAGCGAAGATTACGCTTCAT TTTTAAGAAACgacgtatttttaaatttacacgaGTTTATCGTACATCTAATGGAGGAAGTTTATAAACCAATGGATAGAACTATCTTATACGTACCAAAAGAACGTCTTCTTCAGACATTTTTAAAATCGGATACAGGCAATTATTTTTTGTTGGGTACAAATAAAACAACGGCCGTTTCCGAAGAAGATGAAAGAAAACGAAAGTTAGTCGACAGGCTAGAGAAAGTAGTTTGCTTTTGGATCAGACAGATACGTAGAGCAACGATGACGTCGATGAGAAGacaaattaataatatacaagATGAAGTGGACTATTGGAATGCAAAGC ATTCAAATTTGAATCATTTGTGTACTCAACTTCTTAATACGGAAGTTCGATTAATCAtcgacattttgaaaaatttgcatTCTCCAAGCGCGAGTGAATTAGAGAAATTAACTATCCACATTGATGCAAGATTAGAGGAAGCGTCGTCGAATTTAATGTACTTAAATATTCTACTTCGTTTCtgtaaaaatttaaacattCCAGAAGATGTCGAAAATTCTGTGACAGAAGCATTACTTCTTATATTATTCATTTGGACGGAATCGTCATTCTATTCTACGAA gcgtaatataaaaatattatgtcGAGCATTAAGCTCACAAATAATGGAGCAATGTAAAAGATATATCAAACTGGACGTTGCTCTTGGGAGTAATCCCGAAATGGGAATACAGATGCTAGAGAAATGTATATTTTGTTGTAATGTTTATAAAACAATATATGATAAC GTCATGATAAATGTTACATGTCGTATCAATCTTAACAGAAAATGGGACATAAACCAGCAAGAAGTTTTtagcaaaattaatatttttaaacaaagatGCTACGATGTCATTGAAATTTGTGAAGCTTTAATAGTATTTGGAAG AGACGTTAAAATAGGATTAATCGGAGGCCCAAACGGAACCGAGTATGAAGCATATTTACGGGAAATTGAATCTTTATTTTACGAAAacttaaatgaaattataatggCACGTGACATCGTGTTCGATGTTACAGGATCCATTTGGTTTATAAAGATCAAACAATTTAGGTATATGGATTTGCAATTAGAAAATATGGtagtaaatttaattaatgatatatttaaaaatgtaaagaatatagaagaagGTATCGAGGCTATTTACgttttacaaaaatttaaaaaaagagagaatttaCGAGAATTATTGCAGAAAAAATGGATACAG atatggaaaatatttaataacgaaATCGAATACTGTTACATCAGTGCGATTAATCGATCCAGGGAAGAGACTGATGTTGGTGTAACTTTGTTATGCATTTTACAATACTTAAGAAATCAGCATTCTATAATGACAAATGCATTAGATTGGATAGGGGATTGCGACTTTGGAAA CTGTGTTTTGCAACGATATGAACATGTAGTAGATGTAATTGACAAGAGAAGAAAGATGTTTAACATTTACAATACAAATGGAACGCAATATATATAA
- the LOC117159820 gene encoding transmembrane protein 8B isoform X2, with translation MYHKRNHTIRVSAITTFELKIAAIVPVYGPEAGDWFVGAYLSHWDEKVQQQGLGHKCHYSIGSIAVWTQTNSIENIPIGYQQTLRTKESTSYYKIYVPSGTWNFRVDIWGCNFTVHKSRNVHELCIKNMALKGRSLPVFNHSQSFETGNLTMLGSYTFTESSPYEDSYYYLMIISDSIIEVNVKVVTSECPIKITEKSFIRQYFDAPSLSNALAQLSMKDLTEHDEDKHDESFSNGNVTKNIFRIPDEYFEGPCFPRFQFTRIRHSQIFSGIYLLKSEEWLTSWIILSDVHPVITQFDILPLIDIGGTLDISAHLEMDKRATRQLVTVTLCVQRGRIPDRINNNIICENSEMSIILSSFDRHDGTLLIPYPQPDTWYISLDATCYFNGKPVNCEMEIMLVSLNIRTRQCVFDGNYPCGHHGICEEVHRDILHYTTCKCFEGYKGWGCTDATSANPESSLLITTLILTLSNGFFIPAIYLAVKRGLYTEGLVYLATMLFSSLYHACDQHVTTYCIAKYEVLQYSDFFSSILAFWVTLVAMAEIPTRFVSLCHMFGVLIIAFGVESNKTSLTNILVPLGIGIMIPMGTYAYRCFHLRRPKKPERISKLLAGLTLAIVGLLLFSLVETEANYQYVHSAWHMIIAISLIFLLPPSRLEQVGSSGTSSFSDDSELLDYKDTPGSPIFTVTSGEENLVIASN, from the exons ATGTATCATAAGCGTAATCATACCATTAGAGTTTCTGCAATTACAACATTTGAGCTAAAAATCGCTGCGATTGTACCAGTTTATGGACCAGAAGCTGGAGATTGGTTTGTTGGAGCATATTTGTCTCACTGGGATGAAAAGGTTCAACAGCAG GGACTTGGCCATAAATGCCACTATAGTATAGGTTCTATAGCTGTATGGACACAAACCAATAGTATTGAAAATATTCCTATTGGTTACCAACAAACATTAAGAACAAAAGAATCTACTTCTTACTACAA GATATATGTCCCGTCAGGAACATGGAATTTTCGTGTAGATATTTGGGGTTGCAATTTTACTGTGCATAAATCTCGTAATGTACATGaactttgtattaaaaatatggCACTAAAAGGCCGTTCTTTGCCCGTTTTCAATCACTCTCAATCATTTGAAACTGGAAACTTAACTATGCTGGGTTCATATACCTTTACAGAATCTTCCCCTTATGAAGatagttattattatttaatgatTATTTCGGACAGTATTATTGAAGTAAATGTGAAGGTAGTCACTTCAG AATGCCCGAttaaaataacagaaaaatcTTTTATAAGACAATATTTCGATGCACCTTCATTGTCTAATGCATTAGCTCAATTGAGCATGAAAGATTTAACAGAACATGATGAAGATAAACATGATGAATCATTTTCTAATGGAAATGttacgaaaaatatatttcgtataCCGGATGAATATTTTGAAGGTCCATGTTTCCCAAGATTTCAGTTTACTAGAATCAGGCACTCACAAATATTTTCAGGGATCTATTTACTAAAG AGCGAAGAATGGTTAACTTCTTGGATAATCTTGTCTGATGTGCATCCAGTAATAACGCAGTTTGATATTTTGCCATTAATTGATATTGGTGGTACGCTTGATATAAGTGCTCATTTGGAAATGGATAAA AGAGCAACAAGGCAATTAGTTACAGTTACACTTTGCGTTCAGCGTGGGCGAATTCCAGATAgaattaacaataatattatatGTGAAAATTCCGAAATGTCAATAATCTTGTCTTCATTTGATAGACACGATGGAACACTATTGATTCCATATCCACAACCAGACACTTGGTATATTAGTTTAGATGCAACGTGCTATTTTAATGG AAAACCTGTAAATTGTGAAATGGAAATAATGTTAGTATCATTGAATATACGAACTAGGCAATGTGTATTTGATGGTAATTATCCATGTGGTCATCACGGAATTTGTGAAGAAGTTCATCGTGATATTCTTCATTACACAACATGCAAATGTTTTGAAG GATACAAAGGATGGGGCTGCACTGATGCTACTAGCGCCAATCCAGAATCTTCTCTTCTTATAACAACATTGATACTAACTTTGAGTAATGGTTTCTTCATACCTGCTATATATTTAGCTGTTAAGCGCGGATTATATACCGAGGGATTAGTCTATTTGGCAACTATGCTTTTTTCATCTCTGTACCATGCTTGTGATCAACATGTTACGACTTATTGTATTGCTAAATATGAA gTTTTGCAATACAGTGACTTTTTTTCAAGTATATTAGCATTTTGGGTAACACTTGTTGCAATGGCTGAAATACCGACTCGTTTTGTATCATTATGTCATATGTTTGGAGTTCTTATTATAGCTTTTGGTGTTGAATCCAATAAAACAAGTTTAACTAATATATTAGTACCATTGGGAATAGGCATTATGATCCCA ATGGGGACATATGCTTATCGTTGTTTTCACTTGAGAAGGCCGAAGAAGCCTGAGAGGATCTCAAAGTTATTAGCAGGATTAACACTAGCTATTGTAGGTTTATTGCTCTTTTCTTTAGTCGAGACAGAAGCCAATTATCAG TATGTTCATAGTGCATGGCATATGATAATAGCGATCTCATTGATATTTCTTTTACCACCATCGCGGTTAGAACAAGTTGGTTCTTCGGGTACCAGCTCGTTTAGCGACGATAGTGAATTACTTGATTATAAGGACACACCGGGTAGTCCAATTTTTACGGTAACGAGTGGTGAGGAAAATCTGGTAATTGCATCAAATTGA